One Amaranthus tricolor cultivar Red isolate AtriRed21 chromosome 1, ASM2621246v1, whole genome shotgun sequence DNA window includes the following coding sequences:
- the LOC130821283 gene encoding protein trichome birefringence-like 42, translating into MRITENSLSIPKFMELSSVSAIKDTWKVFILGTIISCFMLILLLTENTHNHKPSLLAQFPPLSEPSISPIISPSPTTITSIVEPPFSSPNVNTSLLFPDVENPKVVNDVKRVMEPRKKCNMFDGRWVYKADAIASYCPLRCPFIEDKMSCLKNGRPDFEYEKWVWEATDCDIPLMNGTDLVEKFRNKRVVLVGDSLNRNMWESLACTLYSSIPYPSIKAEVRFESAHIKTFLRAKDEYNFTVEFYWSPYLVEHNTNHESGKKVLVLDKLSPNSESWIAADILIFNSGMWWSQTGTRKSWELFEYNGKLTKDIPLQQAYHIAMRTWAKWVQQNVDPTKTKVFFRSISTEHKAPQYHQWCYDRSQPLVETYRSLYPKTLILVIESVIRGMRKVKVTYLNVTKLSQSRIDAHPSLFRIKNWTHLATTYTHNLSSYTDCGHWCLPGVPDTWNRLLYASLVFDSHV; encoded by the exons ATGAGAATAACAGAGAATTCTCTTTCTATACCCAAATTCATGGAGTTAAGCTCTGTTTCTGCCATTAAAGACACATGGAAGGTATTTATATTAGGAACCATAATTAGCTGCTTTATGCTCATTCTTCTCCTCACTGAAAACACCCATAACCATAAACCATCTCTTTTAGCTCAGTTTCCTCCATTATCCGAGCCTTCTATTTCCCCCATTATTAGTCCATCTCCTACTACTATTACCTCCATTGTTGAACCTCCATTTTCTTCTCCAAATGTAAATACTAGTCTACTTTTTCCTGATGTTGAAAACCCAAAAGTTGTAAATGATGTTAAGAGAGTAATGGAGCCGAGAAAGAAGTGTAATATGTTTGATGGAAGATGGGTTTACAAGGCGGATGCCATTGCTAGCTATTGTCCTTTAAGATGTCCTTTTATTGAGGATAAAATGAGTTGTTTGAAGAATGGTAGACCGGATTTTGAGTATGAAAAATGGGTTTGGGAAGCTACTGATTGTGATATACCTTT gaTGAATGGGACTGATTTGGTGGAAAAATTTAGAAATAAGAGGGTTGTTTTAGTGGGAGATTCACTAAATAGAAATATGTGGGAATCTCTTGCGTGTACTCTCTATTCCTCTATTCCGTATCCTTCCATTAAAGCTGAAGTTCGTTTTGAAAGTGCTCATATTAAAACTTTTCTAAGGGCTAAG GATGAATATAACTTCACAGTAGAATTTTATTGGAGTCCTTATTTGGTAGAACACAACACAAATCATGAAAGTGGCAAAAAGGTTCTTGTTTTAGACAAGCTCTCACCAAACTCTGAGTCTTGGATTGCAGCTGATATACTCATTTTTAACTCAGGCATGTGGTGGAGTCAAACAGGCACTAGAAAAAG TTGGGAATTGTTCGAATACAATGGAAAGCTGACAAAAGACATCCCCCTACAGCAAGCCTACCATATAGCAATGAGAACATGGGCTAAATGGGTTCAACAAAATGTGGACCCTACCAAAACTAAAGTATTTTTCAGAAGTATTTCTACCGAACACAAAGCTCCACAATATCACCAATGGTGTTACGATAGAAGCCAACCTTTGGTAGAGACTTATAGATCACTCTACCCAAAGACGCTGATTCTCGTCATCGAGAGTGTGATTAGAGGGATGAGGAAAGTAAAGGTGACGTATTTGAACGTCACCAAGCTTTCTCAGTCTAGAATCGATGCACATCCTTCGCTTTTTCGGATCAAAAATTGGACCCATCTTGCTACAACTTATACGCATAATCTATCGTCTTATACTGATTGTGGTCATTGGTGTCTTCCTGGGGTGCCCGATACTTGGAATAGATTATTGTATGCTTCTCTAGTGTTTGATTCTCATGTTTAA